From the genome of Prevotella herbatica, one region includes:
- a CDS encoding DUF975 family protein, with the protein MDNISGYKDRAIESLTGKWGNSAIATLIYMIIFGGIAITFSYGVTLTQSCPTKLDPLGNIIQILLSPIAWGFEIMFLENIRKGELDLGKMFEGFKDYFRIMLTNLLRGVYTLLWTLLFIIPGIMKMYSYSMTNYILLDDPDLKYNSAIEKSMAMMKGHKLDLFILDLSMIGWLILSIITCGIGFLFLAPYNLTAHAHFYEDLKAEEQQNIAE; encoded by the coding sequence ATGGACAATATTTCTGGTTACAAAGACAGAGCGATAGAATCGCTAACTGGTAAATGGGGAAACTCTGCTATTGCTACCCTTATATATATGATAATATTTGGGGGAATAGCAATAACATTCTCTTATGGTGTTACCTTAACACAATCATGTCCGACAAAATTAGATCCACTTGGCAATATCATACAGATTTTATTATCACCTATCGCTTGGGGATTTGAAATAATGTTTTTAGAAAACATACGCAAAGGAGAACTAGACCTTGGCAAAATGTTTGAAGGATTCAAGGACTATTTTCGAATAATGCTAACCAACCTACTTCGAGGAGTATATACACTGCTTTGGACGCTATTGTTTATCATCCCTGGAATTATGAAGATGTACTCATACAGTATGACCAATTATATCTTGTTGGATGACCCTGATTTGAAATACAATTCAGCTATTGAAAAGAGTATGGCAATGATGAAAGGTCATAAACTGGATTTATTCATACTCGATTTGAGCATGATAGGCTGGCTTATCCTTAGTATAATAACATGTGGAATAGGATTCTTATTCCTTGCACCATACAATTTAACAGCTCATGCCCACTTCTATGAAGATCTGAAAGCTGAAGAGCAGCAGAATATTGCCGAATAG
- a CDS encoding branched-chain amino acid aminotransferase — protein sequence MKDLDWSNLSFGYIPTDYNVRCYYRNGKWGEIEVCSDEYIKLHMASTCLHYGQEAFEGLKAYRCPDGKVRVFRMDENAARLQSTCRGILMPEVPTELFEEMVKKVVRLNQEFIPTYESGATLYVRPLLIGTSAQVGVHPSTEYLFTIFVTPVGPYFKGGFSTNPYVIIRDYDRSAPLGTGIYKVGGNYAASLKANAIAHEKGYACEFYLDAKEKKYMDECGAANFFGIKNNTYVTPKSTSILPSITNKSLMQLAEDLGMKVERRQIPEDELETFEEAGACGTAAVISPISFIDDLDNGKRYDFGAEPGKISKKLYDTLRGIQYGTVEDKHDWTTVVID from the coding sequence ATGAAAGATCTAGATTGGTCTAACTTGTCTTTTGGCTACATACCAACAGACTACAATGTTCGCTGCTATTATCGCAACGGAAAATGGGGCGAGATAGAAGTTTGCTCCGATGAGTATATTAAATTGCATATGGCTTCAACCTGTCTACATTATGGTCAGGAAGCTTTTGAAGGCTTGAAGGCATATCGTTGCCCTGATGGTAAGGTGAGAGTGTTCCGTATGGACGAAAATGCTGCTCGTTTACAGAGCACATGCCGCGGTATTCTTATGCCTGAAGTTCCTACAGAGCTATTTGAGGAAATGGTGAAAAAGGTTGTTAGACTTAACCAGGAATTTATTCCTACTTATGAGAGTGGCGCAACTCTTTATGTACGTCCATTGCTTATTGGTACTAGTGCACAGGTTGGTGTACATCCTTCTACAGAATATTTGTTTACTATATTTGTAACTCCTGTTGGACCTTACTTCAAGGGTGGCTTCTCGACTAATCCTTATGTTATTATTCGTGATTATGATCGTTCAGCTCCTCTTGGTACAGGTATATATAAAGTCGGTGGTAATTATGCTGCCAGTCTTAAGGCGAACGCAATTGCACATGAAAAGGGATATGCTTGTGAGTTCTATCTTGATGCAAAGGAAAAGAAGTATATGGATGAATGTGGTGCTGCAAATTTCTTCGGTATTAAGAACAATACTTATGTTACTCCAAAGAGTACATCTATTCTGCCTAGTATCACCAACAAGAGTCTTATGCAACTTGCAGAAGATTTAGGAATGAAGGTTGAGCGTCGTCAGATTCCAGAGGATGAACTTGAAACATTTGAAGAGGCTGGAGCTTGCGGAACAGCAGCTGTAATAAGTCCAATTAGTTTTATCGATGATCTTGATAATGGTAAGCGCTATGACTTTGGTGCAGAGCCTGGCAAGATATCAAAGAAACTCTATGATACGCTTCGTGGAATTCAGTATGGTACTGTTGAGGATAAGCACGACTGGACTACAGTTGTCATCGATTAA
- the xseA gene encoding exodeoxyribonuclease VII large subunit, whose amino-acid sequence MKALSLYELNNLVRETIAVSLTDEYWVEAELSELREVRGHCYMELIQKDLFSNTPVAKAQAKCWKSKWIGVRDKFERIAGQSLHAGLKVMLKVYPDFHEAYGFSWIVTDVNPEFTMGDMARKRLEIINKLKTDGVFDLQKNLELLMFAQRIAVVSSPNAAGYGDFCSQLENNDYGLKFYPRLFPAIMQGEGIEKSVISALDDIYKSLDDFDVVVIIRGGGATSDMSGFDTLALAENVANFPLPIITGIGHERDESVLDMVSNTRVKTPTAAAALLIEHLSDVYNRVMDAQEEIISNIARRMEVENLRLKRLAEKIPMLFSIFKNQQISMLDKLFVEIVNTITLKISMCNYDISILSNSLAPVAQRRLTKESYKLQLIQQKLEALDPVLLLKRGYSITTFKGQVVKNASALKSGDEVEIRLEKGTVKSIIK is encoded by the coding sequence ATGAAAGCACTGTCATTATACGAACTGAACAATTTGGTGAGGGAAACAATTGCTGTTTCTTTGACTGATGAATATTGGGTAGAGGCAGAATTGTCTGAACTGAGAGAGGTCAGAGGACATTGCTATATGGAATTGATCCAAAAGGATTTGTTTAGTAATACTCCTGTTGCCAAGGCTCAGGCAAAATGCTGGAAAAGTAAATGGATAGGTGTTCGTGATAAATTTGAACGTATAGCAGGACAATCTCTTCATGCAGGTTTGAAGGTGATGTTGAAAGTTTATCCTGATTTCCACGAGGCTTATGGCTTTTCTTGGATTGTCACTGATGTTAACCCTGAGTTCACAATGGGTGACATGGCTCGTAAGAGATTGGAGATTATAAATAAATTGAAAACAGACGGTGTGTTTGACTTGCAGAAAAATTTGGAATTGCTGATGTTTGCACAGCGTATTGCTGTAGTTTCTAGTCCTAATGCCGCTGGATATGGTGACTTCTGTAGTCAATTGGAAAATAATGATTATGGTTTGAAGTTCTATCCTCGTCTGTTTCCTGCTATCATGCAAGGGGAAGGTATAGAAAAAAGTGTTATTTCTGCTCTTGATGATATTTATAAATCTTTGGATGACTTTGATGTCGTTGTGATTATACGTGGTGGTGGAGCTACCAGCGACATGAGTGGTTTTGATACGTTGGCTCTTGCTGAGAATGTAGCTAATTTTCCATTGCCAATAATAACCGGAATAGGCCATGAACGTGATGAATCTGTTCTTGATATGGTCTCAAATACAAGAGTAAAGACACCTACCGCTGCAGCTGCATTGTTGATAGAACACCTTTCTGATGTCTATAATCGTGTTATGGATGCGCAAGAGGAGATAATATCAAATATAGCACGTCGAATGGAGGTCGAAAATTTACGATTGAAAAGACTTGCTGAAAAGATTCCAATGTTATTTTCTATATTTAAGAATCAGCAGATTTCTATGCTTGATAAATTGTTTGTGGAAATTGTAAATACCATTACCCTGAAGATTTCAATGTGTAATTACGATATAAGTATTCTTTCAAACAGTCTAGCACCTGTTGCACAAAGGCGGTTGACAAAAGAAAGTTATAAACTGCAACTTATTCAACAGAAACTGGAAGCTCTTGACCCTGTTTTGTTGCTCAAAAGAGGGTATAGTATAACTACGTTTAAAGGACAAGTTGTGAAGAATGCGTCTGCTTTAAAAAGTGGTGACGAGGTAGAGATACGACTTGAAAAAGGAACTGTAAAATCTATAATAAAATAA
- a CDS encoding ABC transporter permease encodes MEKNEGLLNKILNGLRDMCYIWAKEMRSTITDEGVLIFFILVPLGYPLLYSWIYNNEVVREVPVAIVDQSHSQTSREFIRELDASPDTKVAYYCNSIDEAKDLIGKQEVHGILYFPKDFATKLFRSEQAHMSLYCDMSLMLTYKAIYQTAQAVASKINNNIQIAQSKDYTNRDDEITTKPLDFAEVPIFNSTGGYGNAIIPGVLILILQQTLMLGIGLGAGTARESNRYKDLVPISRHYIGIFRIVLGKSMCYFMIYSVMAAYITMCVPRFFNYTMLASGIDLLGLMVPFLSAVIFFGMALSCLVRYRENVMLLVIFTSVPLLFMSGISWPLADMPGVWQAIAYIFPSTFGIRGFLRISSMGGTLSDIQPEVTVLWIQTVVYLLLTCIVYRFQISNTRKHAYEKIELLKKKAIEAKEKNKKVQE; translated from the coding sequence ATGGAGAAGAACGAAGGATTATTAAATAAGATACTAAATGGTCTCAGAGATATGTGTTATATCTGGGCTAAAGAAATGCGCTCTACCATTACTGATGAAGGTGTGCTCATTTTCTTTATACTAGTACCACTAGGATACCCTCTACTCTACTCATGGATATACAATAATGAAGTAGTAAGAGAGGTTCCTGTAGCCATAGTAGACCAATCACATAGTCAGACAAGCCGCGAATTTATACGCGAACTAGACGCAAGTCCTGACACAAAAGTTGCTTATTACTGTAACAGTATAGATGAGGCAAAAGATCTAATTGGTAAGCAGGAAGTACATGGAATATTGTATTTCCCAAAAGATTTTGCAACAAAACTGTTTCGTTCAGAACAAGCACATATGAGTTTATATTGCGACATGAGTCTCATGCTGACATATAAAGCTATCTATCAAACGGCACAGGCTGTTGCGAGCAAAATAAACAATAATATTCAAATAGCTCAGTCAAAAGACTACACCAATAGAGACGATGAAATAACCACAAAGCCACTTGACTTTGCTGAAGTTCCTATATTTAATTCTACTGGAGGATATGGAAATGCTATAATACCGGGAGTACTCATACTTATTCTACAACAAACATTAATGTTGGGAATTGGTCTTGGTGCAGGAACAGCACGCGAAAGCAACAGATATAAAGATCTTGTGCCTATAAGCCGACACTATATCGGAATATTCAGAATAGTGCTTGGTAAGTCTATGTGCTATTTTATGATTTATAGTGTAATGGCGGCATATATAACAATGTGCGTTCCACGATTTTTCAATTACACAATGCTTGCATCTGGAATAGATCTACTAGGACTTATGGTTCCATTTCTTTCAGCTGTTATATTCTTTGGAATGGCATTGTCATGTTTAGTTAGATATAGAGAGAACGTAATGCTACTGGTAATATTCACATCAGTGCCACTATTATTCATGTCAGGTATTTCATGGCCACTAGCTGATATGCCGGGGGTATGGCAAGCTATTGCCTATATTTTCCCATCTACATTCGGAATTAGAGGATTCCTAAGAATTAGCAGTATGGGCGGAACTCTATCCGATATACAGCCAGAAGTAACTGTATTGTGGATACAAACAGTAGTATACTTGTTGCTAACATGTATAGTATACAGATTCCAGATTAGCAACACACGAAAGCATGCTTATGAGAAGATTGAGCTTCTGAAGAAAAAAGCTATTGAAGCAAAAGAGAAAAACAAAAAAGTACAGGAATAA
- a CDS encoding ABC transporter permease, with amino-acid sequence MRVLKQIYSIAIRECGILMKNPIYGFCMVLFPTFVVFFFTSLMNKGLPTDMPVGIVDLDHTATTRSMIRHLDAFQTTKVVAEYNNVNEARQAIQENKIYAFLYIPRGTTDGLMTSSQPKISFYYSNVTLVAGSMLFRDLKTISSLGSASIGKTKLSAFGKTDDEIKTYLQPVAIDLHMIGNPWSNYNVYLSTVMVPGILMLFIFLLTPYSIGTELKFKHSKEWFAMAGNNPWIAIAGKLLPQFMIFLTIFYLFELYIYYILGFPHPGGVFTMLLLGFLAVISAQGFGVFAFGLMPSLRMSMSICSLWAVVSFSTSGATYPAFSMNPIIQGLTNLFPLRHYYMIYQINIFNGYPLMDAWFSISALILFALLPIFVMGNIKRAMLLYVYIP; translated from the coding sequence ATGCGCGTTTTAAAGCAAATATATAGTATCGCTATTCGCGAATGCGGAATACTCATGAAAAATCCTATATATGGATTTTGTATGGTTTTATTCCCGACATTCGTTGTTTTCTTTTTTACGTCACTCATGAACAAAGGTTTACCTACAGATATGCCAGTCGGAATTGTAGACCTTGACCATACAGCAACTACGCGTTCTATGATAAGACACCTAGATGCTTTTCAAACAACGAAAGTAGTTGCCGAATACAACAATGTAAATGAGGCAAGACAAGCAATACAGGAAAACAAAATATATGCTTTTCTATATATACCACGAGGAACAACAGATGGACTGATGACATCAAGTCAACCTAAGATATCTTTCTATTATAGCAATGTGACATTGGTTGCAGGGTCCATGTTATTTCGCGACTTGAAGACTATTTCATCGCTAGGTTCAGCGTCAATTGGCAAAACAAAACTGAGTGCATTTGGTAAAACTGATGATGAAATTAAGACATATCTGCAACCTGTAGCAATAGATTTGCACATGATTGGGAATCCTTGGTCAAACTATAATGTTTATCTTAGTACTGTAATGGTTCCAGGAATATTAATGCTATTTATATTTCTGCTTACACCTTATTCTATAGGTACAGAACTGAAATTCAAACATTCAAAGGAATGGTTTGCAATGGCAGGTAACAATCCTTGGATAGCTATTGCAGGTAAGCTGCTCCCACAATTCATGATATTTCTTACAATATTCTATCTTTTTGAACTCTATATTTATTACATATTAGGATTTCCACATCCAGGCGGTGTCTTTACCATGCTACTACTTGGTTTTCTTGCAGTTATATCAGCACAAGGATTCGGAGTCTTTGCATTTGGACTTATGCCATCACTAAGAATGTCGATGAGCATCTGCTCACTATGGGCTGTGGTAAGTTTCTCTACAAGTGGAGCAACATATCCGGCTTTTTCAATGAATCCTATCATACAGGGACTGACAAATTTATTTCCGCTGCGACACTATTACATGATATATCAAATCAATATATTTAACGGTTACCCACTGATGGACGCATGGTTCAGTATATCAGCCCTTATACTATTCGCATTACTGCCGATATTCGTGATGGGAAACATTAAGAGGGCTATGCTACTTTATGTATATATACCATAA
- a CDS encoding Mrp/NBP35 family ATP-binding protein, which produces MTLYPKLITDALATVVYPGTKKNLVESDMVAMDNVHIDGMKVTVTLIFPRDTDPFLKSTLKAAEAAIHYHVDKKVEVTIETEFKSAPRPEVGKLLPQVKNVIAVSSGKGGVGKSTVSANLAIALARLGYKVGLLDTDIFGPSMPKMFGVEDARPCGVNKDGRQLIEPIEKYGVKLLSIGFFVNPDTATLWRGGMATSALKQLIADADWGDLDYFILDTPPGTSDIHLTLLQTLSITGAVIVSTPQKVALADARKGIDMYRNDKVNVPILGLVENMAYFTPAELPDNKYYIFGKDGAKNLANELGVALLAQIPIVQSICESGDAGEPAATKVDTITGQAFLSLAQSVITVVNRRNKEQAPTEIVKMKD; this is translated from the coding sequence ATGACATTATACCCAAAACTAATTACAGATGCCCTAGCGACTGTTGTATATCCAGGTACGAAGAAAAACCTTGTGGAGAGCGATATGGTTGCTATGGATAATGTGCATATTGATGGGATGAAGGTTACCGTCACACTAATTTTCCCTCGTGACACAGACCCATTTCTCAAATCAACTTTAAAGGCTGCTGAGGCTGCTATTCATTATCATGTGGATAAGAAAGTTGAAGTTACTATCGAAACGGAATTTAAATCAGCTCCACGTCCAGAGGTTGGCAAACTTCTGCCGCAGGTAAAGAATGTTATTGCAGTAAGTTCTGGTAAAGGTGGAGTAGGTAAGAGTACGGTCTCAGCGAATCTTGCTATAGCGTTAGCTCGTCTAGGATATAAAGTTGGACTTCTTGATACTGATATATTCGGTCCTTCAATGCCTAAAATGTTCGGAGTTGAGGATGCTCGCCCTTGTGGTGTAAATAAGGATGGTAGGCAGCTAATAGAACCAATAGAAAAATATGGTGTAAAACTATTAAGTATTGGCTTTTTCGTAAATCCTGATACTGCGACTTTATGGCGTGGCGGTATGGCAACATCTGCTCTGAAGCAACTTATTGCCGATGCTGATTGGGGAGATTTGGATTATTTCATTCTAGACACTCCTCCTGGCACAAGTGATATACATCTTACATTGCTACAAACCCTTTCTATCACTGGTGCTGTTATCGTTAGTACTCCTCAGAAAGTGGCTCTTGCTGATGCACGTAAAGGTATTGATATGTATCGCAATGATAAGGTTAATGTTCCAATCCTTGGACTTGTTGAGAATATGGCTTATTTCACTCCTGCAGAGTTACCAGATAATAAATATTATATCTTTGGAAAAGATGGCGCAAAGAACTTAGCTAATGAATTAGGTGTAGCTTTGCTGGCTCAGATTCCTATTGTTCAGAGTATTTGTGAGAGTGGTGATGCCGGTGAACCTGCAGCAACTAAAGTAGACACAATTACAGGTCAGGCTTTCCTGAGTTTGGCACAGTCTGTTATTACAGTTGTCAATCGCAGAAACAAGGAACAGGCTCCTACAGAAATAGTTAAGATGAAGGACTGA
- a CDS encoding S8 family peptidase: protein MNKYIILIILMALPSVVWGSRGVNEAEMVSYPGGKCYIFRLKLTDKKNTPYRLDKPLDFLSQRAIDRRKKQHLAIDSTDLPISPAYLSAIAKCEKIQIVGKSKWNNSVLIKCNHQNNAYKLLKLPFVRNLVQVFSSPDSISSSIRSSFKKEFNRWDTIPDSRYGVAVNQITSLNGDRLHSMGYRGKGKIIAVLDAGFMNVDRIPALHQIKIAGIDDFVVPKSKNIFAESDHGTMVLSLMATDMPGTFIGTAPDASYMLLRCEDTRTESLAEETYWAEAVEYADSAGVDIINSSLGYHDFDDSSTNHKYYEMDGLTTSISRTASMLADKGIILVNSAGNDGMGTWKKLNFPADARNIITVGAITPMGDNAAFSAVGPTADGRIKPDVMAYGSPAVVISGRGTIVDDMGTSFSAPLISGMVACLWQALPNKTAKEIINIVIHSGNNIHPDNVYGYGVPDFQKAYNSGKR from the coding sequence ATGAACAAATATATTATCCTTATAATTTTAATGGCTTTGCCATCTGTTGTTTGGGGCTCTAGGGGAGTAAATGAAGCTGAAATGGTTTCATATCCTGGAGGTAAATGTTATATTTTCAGACTTAAACTTACAGACAAAAAGAATACTCCATATAGGCTTGATAAGCCTTTGGATTTTTTATCTCAACGTGCTATTGATAGGCGTAAAAAGCAACATCTGGCGATTGATTCTACGGATTTGCCAATATCTCCTGCTTATTTGTCTGCTATAGCAAAATGCGAAAAGATTCAGATAGTTGGTAAAAGTAAATGGAACAATTCTGTTTTGATAAAATGTAATCATCAAAACAATGCATATAAATTATTAAAATTGCCTTTTGTAAGAAATTTAGTACAAGTATTTTCTTCCCCGGATTCTATATCTAGTTCTATACGCTCTAGTTTTAAAAAGGAATTTAACCGTTGGGACACAATACCTGACAGTAGATATGGAGTTGCTGTAAATCAGATAACTTCTTTGAATGGTGACAGACTTCATTCAATGGGATATCGTGGAAAAGGAAAGATTATAGCCGTACTTGATGCAGGATTTATGAATGTGGATAGAATACCAGCCTTGCACCAAATAAAGATAGCTGGTATTGACGATTTTGTAGTACCTAAATCAAAAAATATATTTGCAGAGTCTGATCATGGAACAATGGTCTTGTCTCTTATGGCAACAGATATGCCGGGAACTTTTATCGGTACTGCTCCTGATGCCAGTTATATGCTTCTTAGATGTGAGGATACACGAACAGAGAGCTTGGCAGAAGAGACTTATTGGGCTGAGGCTGTGGAATATGCCGATTCGGCTGGTGTAGATATAATAAATTCATCTTTGGGCTATCATGATTTTGATGATTCATCTACGAATCATAAATATTACGAGATGGATGGTTTGACTACATCTATTTCACGTACAGCATCTATGCTTGCCGATAAAGGCATCATCTTGGTTAATAGTGCTGGAAATGATGGTATGGGGACATGGAAGAAATTAAACTTTCCGGCTGATGCCAGAAACATAATTACTGTTGGGGCAATAACTCCAATGGGGGATAATGCGGCTTTCAGTGCTGTGGGACCTACTGCCGATGGAAGAATTAAACCGGATGTAATGGCTTATGGAAGTCCTGCTGTGGTGATTTCTGGACGTGGAACTATTGTTGATGATATGGGTACCTCTTTCTCTGCACCGTTGATATCTGGTATGGTAGCTTGTCTATGGCAGGCTTTACCAAATAAAACGGCAAAAGAAATTATCAATATAGTCATTCATAGTGGTAACAACATCCATCCTGATAATGTTTATGGGTATGGTGTTCCTGATTTTCAAAAAGCTTATAACAGCGGAAAACGATGA
- a CDS encoding HlyD family secretion protein, with the protein MSAKSQHNNILLAVLGFTLVVVVVGLIGFFTLGKQDETIQGEVEVSEYRVSCKLPGRIVELRVKEGDYVHVGDTLAILEIPEIDAQKKVAQATGNAAKALQDLTDAGARKEQIQGAYELVQQAKAAGDIAKKSYIRMQHLYDEGVMSGQKRDEAFAAYKATEAQVKAAQSQYDLARNGAREQEKRIAANNAKAAQSTVDVVSSLLKETVQIAQVEGEVSDVYPKVGELVGMGSPIMSISIMSDKWGTFNIREDQLKGMKIGDIFTAFVPAFNKDIRMKVYYIKDQGSYAVWKATKTTGQYDLKTFEVKARPIDKLDGLRPGMSLIKK; encoded by the coding sequence ATGTCAGCAAAATCACAGCATAACAACATTCTACTCGCAGTATTGGGATTTACTCTTGTAGTCGTGGTTGTAGGATTAATCGGTTTCTTTACTCTTGGGAAGCAAGATGAAACCATTCAGGGAGAAGTTGAAGTTTCTGAATACAGAGTTTCATGCAAACTTCCTGGGCGAATTGTGGAATTAAGAGTGAAAGAGGGAGACTATGTACATGTAGGCGACACACTTGCTATACTCGAAATTCCAGAAATTGATGCCCAAAAGAAGGTAGCACAGGCTACAGGAAATGCAGCTAAAGCACTGCAAGACCTTACTGATGCCGGTGCACGCAAGGAACAGATACAAGGAGCCTATGAACTAGTGCAACAGGCAAAAGCTGCAGGGGATATTGCGAAGAAATCATATATTCGTATGCAACATCTATATGATGAGGGAGTTATGAGTGGTCAGAAACGTGACGAGGCTTTTGCTGCCTATAAAGCTACAGAAGCTCAGGTTAAGGCTGCGCAAAGTCAATATGATCTTGCTCGCAATGGCGCACGTGAGCAAGAAAAACGTATAGCAGCAAATAATGCCAAAGCAGCACAGAGTACTGTAGACGTAGTAAGTTCACTGTTGAAAGAAACTGTACAAATTGCACAGGTTGAAGGTGAAGTTAGTGATGTATATCCAAAAGTTGGAGAACTTGTAGGTATGGGTTCTCCTATCATGAGTATTTCTATCATGAGCGACAAATGGGGTACTTTCAACATACGCGAGGACCAATTAAAAGGGATGAAGATAGGTGATATATTTACTGCATTCGTACCAGCCTTCAACAAGGACATCAGAATGAAAGTATATTATATAAAGGATCAAGGCAGCTATGCTGTTTGGAAGGCAACCAAGACAACAGGGCAATACGACCTGAAGACTTTTGAAGTTAAGGCGCGCCCGATAGACAAATTAGACGGGCTACGCCCAGGAATGAGTTTGATTAAGAAATAA
- the xseB gene encoding exodeoxyribonuclease VII small subunit, with protein sequence MAKEEFKYEEAVRQLESIVEKLENDELDIDSMSDNLKKAQKLIKLCKDKLTKTDDEINKILEKDKK encoded by the coding sequence ATGGCTAAAGAAGAATTTAAATATGAAGAGGCTGTGAGACAGCTTGAGAGTATCGTTGAAAAATTGGAAAACGATGAACTCGATATTGATTCAATGAGTGATAATTTAAAGAAAGCTCAGAAACTCATCAAACTTTGTAAGGACAAACTTACTAAAACTGATGATGAAATCAATAAGATATTAGAGAAGGATAAGAAATAA
- the trmB gene encoding tRNA (guanosine(46)-N7)-methyltransferase TrmB translates to MSKGKLEKFAEMETFRNVFQYPFSIIDNVPFDMKGHWNQDFFKNDNPIVLELGCGKGEYTVELAKLYPNVNFVGVDIKGARMWTGAKKAIEANLENVAFLRTNIEIIDRFFDIDEVEEIWLTFSDPQMKNAHKRLTSTFFMDRYRHFLVDKGIIHLKTDSNFLFTYTKYMVDVNKLPVLICTEDLYHDNLDSDTRKILSIQTYYESMWIERGLNIKYMKFKLPRKAELNEPDIEIPLDDYRSYHRPKRSGSETGK, encoded by the coding sequence ATGAGCAAAGGAAAATTAGAAAAGTTTGCGGAGATGGAAACATTCAGAAACGTGTTTCAATATCCGTTTTCTATCATAGACAATGTACCTTTTGATATGAAGGGACATTGGAATCAAGATTTTTTTAAGAATGATAATCCTATAGTATTGGAACTTGGTTGTGGTAAGGGCGAATATACCGTAGAGCTTGCCAAACTGTATCCAAATGTAAACTTTGTTGGTGTAGACATCAAGGGTGCACGTATGTGGACTGGAGCTAAAAAAGCAATAGAAGCAAATCTTGAAAATGTCGCTTTTCTCAGAACTAACATAGAGATTATTGATAGGTTTTTCGATATTGATGAAGTAGAGGAGATATGGCTCACTTTTAGTGATCCTCAGATGAAAAACGCCCATAAGCGACTCACTAGTACTTTCTTCATGGACAGATATCGTCATTTCCTTGTTGATAAAGGTATTATTCATTTAAAAACAGACTCTAATTTCTTATTTACTTATACTAAGTATATGGTTGATGTAAATAAGTTGCCAGTACTTATTTGTACGGAAGATCTGTATCACGATAATCTGGATTCAGATACTCGTAAGATACTTTCTATTCAAACTTATTACGAAAGTATGTGGATAGAAAGGGGATTAAACATCAAGTATATGAAGTTTAAATTGCCGCGTAAAGCCGAACTAAACGAACCTGATATTGAGATTCCTTTGGATGATTACAGAAGCTATCACAGACCTAAAAGAAGTGGCTCAGAAACAGGTAAGTGA